In the Haloferula helveola genome, one interval contains:
- a CDS encoding glycoside hydrolase family 2 TIM barrel-domain containing protein, translating into MSRLTCLVAFVFSGMLSAAGDIPRQKLNFDTDWKFALGDPEGAQATDYDASAWRELDLPHDWSVEANFDADAAAGAPGGYLPSGVGWYRKAFLVPDNIAGRRVFIEFDGIYMNGEVWINGHHLGKRPYGYIGVGYDLTPHLKVGGRNVITVKVDDLKQPSARWYGGTGIYRHVWLTITQPVRVAHHGTYVRTPQVTRQSARVAIDTTVINGEEEEMLVEVDQGIYPPGSDYFVAAGSKEVSIPAGSEMTVAQFLDLKEPMLWSPESPNLYKVRTTLRVGAKVLDVYDTPLGVRTLRFDANDGFFLNGEPVILRGMCNHQDLGPLGTALWDQALERRLRMLKDMGCNALRTSHYPQSPEFMRMADEMGFLVVNETFDEWRRGWNFVDGQLVSSRNDRGKARYGYNQYFTAWSERDLTDHLKRDRNHPCVIMWSIANEVPEAQKFGEIETVKVLRDLVREIDPTRPVTAGINHIHTANETGFLEELDIVGYNGGGGSCFLYEKDHERFPNRIIYASEVPHSLQTRGEYRTHTNYREKQHEIPNLTEEEVFPETDAWYESSYDNAGVRINARDSWHLTKTLPYVLGEFRWTGFDYIGESGGWPRVLGNFGIIDLCNFPKDTYYFYQSQWTDTPMIHILPHWNWPGKEGTVIPVHAYTTGDEAELFLNGESLGVRKFGGENPYHLEWMVPYAPGELRAVARKGGDEIAETAIHTAGPPARFQLEADQVELDPRRRDLAYLTVRIEDADGNFDPKGERWVSLQVRGPARILGVHNGDPLSHHPFKSNTVRTFNGLARVIVASTPGDDVVQPNEKRESGEIIVRASVRGWESRELRLKRVHQGKPESVFKPDNSGPRATDVYDEGVPPVD; encoded by the coding sequence TTGAGCCGCCTGACTTGCCTCGTCGCGTTCGTCTTTTCAGGAATGCTTTCCGCCGCCGGAGATATTCCGCGCCAGAAGCTCAACTTCGATACCGATTGGAAGTTCGCCTTGGGGGATCCCGAGGGCGCCCAAGCGACCGACTACGACGCTTCCGCGTGGAGGGAGCTTGATCTCCCTCACGACTGGAGCGTCGAAGCCAACTTTGACGCCGACGCTGCGGCCGGGGCTCCCGGCGGCTATTTGCCATCCGGGGTCGGCTGGTATCGGAAGGCGTTCCTCGTTCCTGACAACATCGCCGGCCGCCGCGTGTTCATCGAATTCGACGGGATCTACATGAACGGCGAGGTCTGGATCAACGGTCACCACCTCGGCAAACGGCCCTACGGCTACATCGGTGTCGGCTATGATCTCACACCTCACCTGAAGGTCGGAGGCAGAAACGTCATCACCGTCAAGGTCGACGACCTCAAGCAACCCTCGGCGCGATGGTATGGCGGAACCGGCATCTACCGGCACGTGTGGCTCACGATCACGCAGCCTGTGCGTGTCGCGCATCACGGAACCTATGTGCGCACCCCGCAAGTGACGAGGCAGTCTGCCCGTGTCGCGATCGATACGACCGTGATCAACGGTGAGGAAGAAGAGATGCTCGTGGAGGTCGATCAGGGAATCTATCCGCCGGGTAGCGACTACTTTGTAGCGGCCGGCTCGAAAGAGGTGTCGATCCCGGCCGGGTCGGAGATGACGGTGGCCCAGTTTCTCGACCTCAAAGAGCCGATGCTCTGGTCGCCCGAGTCTCCGAATCTCTACAAGGTTCGCACCACCTTGCGGGTCGGCGCCAAGGTTTTGGATGTCTATGATACTCCGCTTGGCGTCCGGACACTGCGCTTCGACGCCAACGACGGTTTCTTCCTCAACGGTGAGCCGGTGATCCTGCGCGGAATGTGCAACCACCAAGACCTTGGTCCTCTCGGCACGGCGCTGTGGGACCAAGCGCTTGAGAGGCGCCTCCGTATGCTCAAGGACATGGGATGCAACGCGTTGAGGACGTCCCATTACCCGCAGTCCCCGGAGTTCATGAGGATGGCGGACGAGATGGGCTTTCTTGTGGTGAACGAGACCTTCGACGAATGGCGACGGGGTTGGAATTTCGTCGACGGCCAACTCGTTTCCAGTCGGAACGACCGCGGCAAGGCACGCTACGGCTACAACCAGTATTTCACCGCGTGGTCCGAGCGCGATCTGACCGATCACCTGAAGCGCGATCGCAACCATCCCTGCGTGATCATGTGGAGCATCGCCAATGAGGTTCCCGAGGCGCAGAAGTTCGGGGAGATCGAAACCGTCAAGGTGCTCCGGGACCTCGTCCGGGAAATTGATCCGACCCGACCGGTGACCGCGGGAATCAACCACATCCACACGGCTAACGAGACGGGCTTTCTCGAGGAACTCGATATCGTCGGCTACAACGGCGGCGGTGGGTCGTGCTTTCTGTATGAGAAGGACCACGAGCGGTTCCCGAACCGGATCATTTATGCGTCGGAAGTGCCGCACTCGCTCCAGACCCGCGGTGAATACCGAACGCACACCAACTACCGGGAGAAGCAGCACGAGATCCCGAACCTCACCGAAGAGGAGGTATTCCCGGAGACGGACGCATGGTATGAATCATCGTATGACAATGCCGGCGTGCGGATCAATGCGCGCGACTCGTGGCACCTGACGAAGACACTTCCCTACGTCCTCGGGGAGTTCCGTTGGACCGGCTTCGACTACATCGGCGAGTCCGGCGGTTGGCCGCGGGTTCTGGGGAACTTCGGCATCATCGATCTCTGCAATTTTCCGAAGGATACCTACTACTTCTACCAGAGCCAGTGGACGGACACACCGATGATCCACATCCTGCCCCATTGGAACTGGCCGGGGAAGGAAGGGACGGTGATTCCGGTCCACGCCTACACCACCGGCGACGAGGCCGAGCTGTTCCTCAACGGTGAGTCACTGGGTGTTCGAAAGTTCGGTGGGGAGAATCCCTACCACCTTGAGTGGATGGTGCCGTACGCGCCCGGCGAGCTGAGGGCGGTGGCTCGCAAGGGAGGGGACGAGATTGCCGAAACGGCGATCCACACGGCCGGCCCGCCCGCCCGGTTCCAGCTGGAGGCCGATCAGGTCGAACTCGATCCGCGTCGACGCGACCTCGCTTACCTCACCGTGCGCATTGAGGATGCCGACGGGAACTTTGATCCGAAGGGCGAGCGGTGGGTTTCCCTCCAGGTGCGCGGTCCGGCCCGCATTCTCGGCGTGCACAACGGAGACCCCCTGAGTCATCACCCGTTCAAGTCGAACACCGTCCGCACCTTCAACGGGCTGGCCCGCGTGATTGTCGCGTCCACGCCAGGCGACGATGTCGTGCAGCCCAACGAGAAACGCGAATCCGGCGAGATCATCGTCCGTGCAAGCGTCCGCGGCTGGGAGTCGCGCGAGCTGCGGCTCAAGCGCGTTCACCAGGGTAAGCCGGAGTCGGTCTTCAAGCCCGACAACAGCGGGCCCCGCGCCACCGACGTCTACGACGAGGGCGTGCCTCCCGTCGATTGA
- a CDS encoding DUF1588 domain-containing protein — translation MRTTELIRLSCRATCLPLVASMTLPVLAEQALKMPQDIEYLLEDYCFTCHEDGTEKGDVRLDNLGELSLEARLDMLNRAHEQVFLSQMPPPDKKSQPTDEERAKLMAWISGELDAHGAGKLEEKLRYPAYGNAIDHDALFSGEVEEAAYTPARRWLVSPQIFNERVLDVFELEGRDRMRPLYGVTNPFLLPDNSGVRYYDNGILDGGHLLVMLKNADWISAKQIRAARVKKGEIKADEFPDQKDRWAPRSTPEAFETVILKDGAPNDAELEAAIRKQFQLVLRRDPTTEELSEYLDLARSAVELGGNTEGLRQMLVTVVLDSEFLYRLEFGAGEEDGHGRKKLSPREAAFAISYAIGDRGPDAELTAAAAEGRLETREDYRREVARLLEDPEYYRGEVDSSLDGKHYKSNETAHPKIIRFFREFFGYPASLRVFKDGARSEGKYSNPDRGTQGTPGWLTLEADRIVTWHVEKDRDVFKTLLTSDEFFVYHNMENEQGDQTISEWRSVYERLKDTPWRTEPQKVLDEHLEFLKTIKSMRIVDNSKPGEIVNYMLFFEEHFGKGITPFTRIPWSHGYYYHHAPFYSLPPTPSIWRYGSWKSSKVPELESEDFWDYPTHQPFRIANRKGILTHPAWLIAHSTNFHADAIRRGRWIREKLLAGRVPDVPITVDAQVPEDPHRTFRQRVEDVTADSACWKCHQHMNPLGFAFEMYDDFGRYRLEEIMEHPDNLLEKGNGKTTFDVYKTAPIVTTGELDGTGDPALDGEVEDAFEMIDRLAESDRVRQSIIRHAFRFYMGRNEKLSDSRTLIDADKAYLESDGSFKAVILSLLTSDSFIYRK, via the coding sequence ATGAGGACCACCGAACTGATCCGACTTTCCTGCAGGGCGACCTGTCTTCCGTTGGTGGCGTCGATGACCTTACCGGTGCTGGCCGAACAGGCACTCAAGATGCCTCAGGACATCGAGTATCTGCTCGAGGATTACTGCTTCACCTGTCACGAGGACGGAACGGAGAAGGGCGACGTGCGGCTCGACAATTTGGGTGAGCTTTCCCTCGAGGCCCGACTCGACATGCTCAACCGGGCGCACGAGCAGGTGTTCCTCAGCCAGATGCCGCCGCCGGACAAGAAGAGCCAGCCGACGGATGAGGAGCGTGCGAAGCTGATGGCATGGATCTCTGGCGAGCTGGATGCCCATGGAGCGGGCAAGCTTGAGGAAAAGCTCCGCTATCCGGCCTACGGGAACGCGATCGATCACGACGCGCTGTTTAGCGGCGAAGTCGAGGAGGCGGCCTACACGCCCGCGCGCCGCTGGTTGGTCAGTCCGCAGATTTTCAACGAGCGGGTGCTCGATGTCTTCGAACTGGAAGGCAGGGACCGGATGCGCCCGCTGTATGGTGTCACCAATCCATTCCTGCTCCCGGACAACTCGGGCGTGCGCTACTACGACAATGGCATCCTCGACGGCGGCCATCTGTTGGTCATGCTCAAGAATGCCGACTGGATTTCCGCCAAGCAGATCCGCGCGGCCCGGGTGAAGAAGGGGGAGATCAAGGCTGATGAATTTCCCGACCAGAAGGACCGCTGGGCGCCGCGCTCGACGCCCGAGGCCTTCGAAACGGTGATTCTCAAGGATGGCGCTCCGAACGACGCCGAACTCGAAGCTGCCATCCGCAAGCAGTTCCAGTTGGTGCTGCGCCGGGATCCGACAACCGAGGAACTCTCGGAGTATCTGGATCTGGCGCGTTCCGCGGTCGAGCTTGGCGGAAACACCGAAGGACTGCGCCAAATGCTCGTGACCGTCGTGTTGGATTCCGAGTTCCTCTACCGGCTTGAGTTCGGTGCCGGGGAAGAGGACGGGCATGGTCGCAAGAAGCTGTCCCCGCGCGAGGCGGCCTTCGCGATCTCCTACGCGATCGGCGACCGGGGTCCGGATGCGGAGCTGACCGCCGCTGCGGCCGAGGGACGTCTGGAGACGAGGGAGGATTACCGTCGGGAGGTGGCCCGGCTGTTGGAAGACCCGGAGTACTATCGTGGCGAGGTCGACAGCTCGCTCGATGGCAAGCACTACAAGTCGAACGAGACTGCTCATCCGAAGATCATCCGCTTCTTCCGCGAGTTTTTCGGCTATCCCGCCTCACTTCGGGTGTTCAAGGACGGTGCCCGTAGCGAGGGCAAATACAGCAACCCCGACCGCGGCACTCAGGGAACCCCCGGGTGGCTCACGCTCGAAGCGGACCGGATCGTTACATGGCATGTCGAGAAAGACCGCGACGTCTTCAAGACGCTTCTGACGTCGGACGAGTTCTTCGTTTACCACAACATGGAGAACGAGCAGGGCGACCAGACGATCAGCGAGTGGCGTAGCGTCTATGAGCGCCTGAAGGACACGCCCTGGCGGACGGAACCCCAGAAGGTTCTAGATGAGCATCTCGAGTTCCTCAAGACGATCAAATCGATGAGGATCGTCGACAACTCCAAGCCCGGCGAGATCGTGAACTACATGCTCTTCTTCGAGGAGCACTTCGGGAAGGGCATCACGCCTTTCACGCGGATTCCATGGAGCCACGGTTACTACTACCACCACGCTCCGTTCTACAGTCTGCCGCCAACGCCGAGCATCTGGCGATACGGTAGCTGGAAGTCGTCCAAGGTTCCCGAACTGGAGTCGGAGGATTTTTGGGACTACCCGACCCACCAGCCTTTCCGGATCGCGAACCGCAAAGGAATCCTCACCCACCCGGCGTGGCTGATCGCGCACTCCACGAACTTCCATGCCGACGCGATCCGACGGGGTCGCTGGATTCGGGAGAAGCTGCTCGCAGGCCGGGTTCCGGACGTGCCGATCACCGTGGATGCGCAGGTGCCCGAGGATCCGCACCGGACCTTCCGGCAGCGGGTCGAGGACGTGACCGCCGACTCCGCGTGCTGGAAGTGCCACCAGCACATGAACCCGCTCGGGTTCGCCTTCGAGATGTACGATGACTTCGGTCGATACCGCCTGGAGGAGATCATGGAGCATCCCGACAACCTCCTCGAGAAGGGCAACGGCAAGACGACCTTCGATGTGTACAAGACCGCGCCGATCGTGACCACCGGCGAGCTCGACGGAACGGGCGATCCCGCGCTCGACGGGGAAGTGGAGGATGCCTTCGAGATGATCGACCGTCTCGCCGAATCCGACCGGGTGCGCCAATCGATCATCCGGCATGCTTTCCGCTTCTACATGGGGCGCAACGAGAAGCTCTCGGACTCCCGCACGCTCATTGACGCCGACAAGGCCTACCTCGAAAGCGACGGCAGCTTCAAAGCCGTGATCCTCTCCCTTCTGACCTCGGACTCTTTCATCTACCGCAAGTAA
- a CDS encoding DUF1552 domain-containing protein: protein MNTRRDFLKTAFITMGGLSLPGGMQRLSAAPTGSGKAPMRFIFMHRGNGLFPKVMVPPSFGPEEMKKENAKEAFEVDLDGHELPDWMSPLEAHKDNLTILQGLSGKMCTVGHHSWCSSLGVYKANERPSSIKWATVDFELAKLFPSPMEHIELACFPTGGGNARGSLDGIAKGFSARGPQQPNYAFGSPKIAVDEIFKSVSANEDDQVRYQLERKVLEFAAGNHSEIARQLDGIERQKVGNYAESIEDIRERNRKVDMMADAVRRHAPKLDAKYLAEELSTLDRQVGHTEVLLSSLISGLTNVVAFTVDELGHEYTGIPGLEGEKVNMHDVGHGKVIGGVNAEEIRKRSEHHHMKLVDMIVTRLKSVPEGDGTMFDNTMVFYFPDGGETHHSHGTEFPFVVMAGDNAKLSMGRRYVRLPYWGSENHKTLGNFYTTILNAYGNPIKHFGVLDPALIGDQTGAIKEFLM, encoded by the coding sequence ATGAACACACGACGTGATTTCCTGAAGACCGCCTTCATCACCATGGGCGGGCTCTCCCTCCCGGGCGGGATGCAACGCCTTTCCGCCGCCCCGACCGGATCGGGCAAGGCACCGATGCGTTTCATCTTCATGCACCGTGGCAACGGACTGTTCCCGAAGGTGATGGTGCCGCCGTCCTTCGGTCCGGAGGAGATGAAGAAGGAGAACGCCAAGGAAGCGTTCGAGGTCGATCTCGACGGTCACGAGCTTCCTGACTGGATGAGTCCGCTCGAGGCGCACAAGGACAACCTGACGATTCTGCAGGGCCTCTCCGGCAAGATGTGCACGGTCGGTCACCACTCCTGGTGCTCGTCGCTCGGTGTCTACAAGGCCAACGAGCGGCCGAGCTCGATCAAGTGGGCGACCGTCGACTTCGAACTCGCGAAGCTTTTCCCGTCACCGATGGAGCACATCGAACTCGCGTGTTTCCCGACCGGTGGCGGCAATGCCCGCGGCAGTCTCGATGGTATTGCGAAAGGCTTTTCGGCCCGTGGTCCGCAGCAGCCGAACTATGCCTTCGGCTCGCCGAAGATCGCGGTCGACGAGATTTTCAAGTCGGTCTCGGCCAACGAGGACGACCAGGTGCGCTACCAACTCGAGCGCAAGGTTCTTGAGTTTGCCGCGGGCAACCACTCTGAGATCGCGCGCCAACTTGACGGGATCGAAAGGCAGAAGGTCGGGAACTACGCCGAGTCGATCGAGGATATCCGCGAACGCAACCGCAAGGTCGACATGATGGCGGACGCGGTGCGCCGTCACGCGCCGAAGCTGGATGCGAAGTATCTCGCCGAGGAACTCTCGACGCTCGATCGTCAGGTCGGACATACGGAAGTGCTCCTCTCCTCGCTGATTTCGGGGCTGACGAATGTGGTCGCCTTCACGGTCGATGAACTCGGCCACGAGTACACCGGTATTCCCGGACTCGAGGGCGAAAAGGTCAACATGCACGACGTCGGCCACGGCAAGGTGATTGGTGGCGTCAATGCCGAGGAGATCCGGAAGCGCAGCGAGCACCACCACATGAAGCTTGTGGACATGATCGTGACCCGTCTGAAGAGTGTTCCCGAAGGCGACGGCACGATGTTCGACAACACGATGGTATTCTACTTCCCGGACGGGGGAGAAACCCACCACAGCCACGGCACCGAGTTCCCGTTCGTCGTCATGGCCGGCGACAACGCCAAACTCAGCATGGGCCGCCGCTACGTCCGTCTGCCGTACTGGGGGAGCGAGAACCACAAGACGCTCGGCAACTTTTACACCACTATCCTCAACGCCTACGGCAACCCGATCAAACACTTCGGTGTCCTCGATCCGGCGCTGATCGGCGACCAGACCGGTGCCATCAAGGAGTTCCTGATGTAA
- a CDS encoding heme-dependent oxidative N-demethylase subunit alpha family protein: MSDAGDEPFWRRLFAPGSFEWAFKMRAGDARSFFAPADPDGRLLRERAERLDRHPERYAGSTEEGRPLIAEMWKLAAGWGQVDAPGDGDAGIHALSRQWEPDLLVMDHAHSSMVAGAVCFPSSWSLRHALGKPVEEIHAFVPQLNPQIGERIRRFLASLSPGKSFRRENWGLTRSGEYDYHPDLGRRRLDESVGLDEVFLRVEHQLFTGIPGGVLMGLRIEVCPLLELSEDREVWSCLSEKLRTMPDDVAGYKGIAAAQRAIVAQMEETGKLS, encoded by the coding sequence ATGAGTGATGCCGGCGACGAGCCGTTCTGGCGGCGTCTGTTCGCTCCGGGAAGCTTCGAGTGGGCTTTCAAGATGCGGGCGGGCGACGCGCGTTCGTTCTTCGCTCCCGCCGATCCGGATGGGCGTTTGTTGCGCGAGAGGGCGGAGCGGCTCGACCGGCATCCCGAGCGCTACGCGGGCTCGACCGAAGAGGGACGGCCGCTGATCGCCGAGATGTGGAAGCTCGCGGCGGGGTGGGGGCAGGTCGATGCGCCGGGTGATGGCGATGCCGGGATCCACGCCTTGTCCCGACAATGGGAACCGGACCTGCTCGTCATGGACCACGCGCATTCCTCGATGGTGGCCGGAGCCGTGTGCTTCCCGTCTTCATGGTCGCTTCGGCATGCACTGGGCAAACCCGTCGAGGAAATCCACGCGTTTGTGCCGCAACTCAACCCGCAGATCGGAGAACGCATTCGCCGGTTTCTCGCGAGCCTTTCTCCGGGGAAGTCTTTCCGTCGGGAGAACTGGGGCCTGACCCGCTCCGGCGAGTACGACTACCACCCCGACCTGGGCCGTCGTCGTCTCGACGAGTCCGTCGGCCTTGACGAGGTATTCCTGCGGGTCGAGCACCAGCTTTTCACCGGCATTCCCGGCGGGGTGCTGATGGGGCTCCGGATCGAAGTCTGTCCGCTTCTCGAGTTATCGGAAGATCGCGAGGTTTGGAGCTGTCTCAGCGAGAAGCTCCGCACCATGCCGGACGATGTCGCCGGATACAAAGGCATCGCCGCAGCACAGAGGGCGATCGTCGCGCAGATGGAGGAAACCGGGAAGCTCTCCTGA